In the Candidatus Margulisiibacteriota bacterium genome, GGCACGGTGAAAGCGCTGACGCCGGATCTGGTGGCGGAGCAGGGCGCGCGGATTGTTTTGAGCAACACCTATCATTTGTTTTTGCGGCCGGGCGCGGACTTGATCGCCCGGGCCGGCGGTCTGCATAAATTTATGCATTGGGAGAAACCGATCCTGACCGACTCCGGCGGCTTTCAGGTTTTTTCACTGGCCAAACTGTGCCGGATAACTGGGGACGGCGTGGAATTCCGCTCACCGCTCGACGGCGGCGCCAAACATAAATTTACGCCGGAGCTGGTGGTAGATATTCAGCGCCAGCTTGGCTCGGACATAATGATGCCGCTGGATGTTTGTTCGCCGCATACCGCCGCCAAAAAAAAAGTTGCTGAGGATCTGCGCCTGACGCTGGACTGGGAAAAACGCGCGCAGGATCATTTTGCCCGGACAGCCAGCGCGGCCGGGGCCTCCGGCCAGCCAGCCGAGCAGACCCTCTTCGCTATTGTGCAGGGCGGCCTGCACGAGGATTTGCGCCGGGCAGCGGCGGAATATTTGCGCGGTTTAAATTTCGCGGGTTACGCGATTGGCGGCGTCTCGGTGGGCGAGCCGGAGGCCGACCTTTACCGCATTGCGGCTTACACGGCCGGTTTGCTGCCGCCGGACAAGCCGCGTTATTTGATGGGTGTCGGCCTGCCGCAAAATTTATTACAATGTGTGCCTTTTGGCATCGACATGTTTGACGCCGTGCTGCCGACCCGTCTGGCGCGGCATAATACTTTTTTTGCGCCGGACGGTCTGGAGAGCATTCTCAACGCGCGCTACGCTGCGGATCTGGCGCCACTGGTCGAGACCTGCGCCTGCTACGCCTGCCGAAATTTTTCCCGCGCCTATATCCGGCATCTGGCGCAGGCCAGAGAAATTTTGGCCATAGTATTACTCACTATTCATAATATTCGTTATTTGGTAAACTTAACGCGGGATCTGCGCCGGAAAATTTTAAATGACGAAATTTAAGAGGGCTGGGTGACCGGATGAATAAAACAGTTTTAAATAAAATTTTATTTTCCTTGATTTTGGTGGTTTTTCTGGCGGCCTTGTGGATAATCTCGCCAACCCTGACGCCGAGTTTAAAGATCAAACTTGGTCTGGATTTACAGGGCGGCACAAGCGTGGTTTTGCGCGCCAAGCCGACGGCGGAGATAAAAGCGATCACTCCCGATGTGCTGAACGGCATAATCAGTGTGATCGAGAACCGGATCAACGGTCTGGGTGTGGCCGAGACCGCTGTTTACTCGCGGGGCGGCGATCAGGTGGTAGTGGAAATCCCCGGCGCCAGCGCTGCGGAAAACGCCCGGATCCTGGCGCTGATCAGATCCACCGCCTTGTTGGAATTCCGCGAAGCGGAATGGGTGCCCGGCGACCTCTCACTGCTTGCGGAAAAAGAACGCCAGGATTTTTTAGGTGACGGCGAGCTGGCCGTTGTGCCGCGCTACAATAACAGAGGTGAACTG is a window encoding:
- the tgt gene encoding tRNA guanosine(34) transglycosylase Tgt; translation: MKFTVIHKSARSSARAGLLETAHGIIETPVFMPVGTLGTVKALTPDLVAEQGARIVLSNTYHLFLRPGADLIARAGGLHKFMHWEKPILTDSGGFQVFSLAKLCRITGDGVEFRSPLDGGAKHKFTPELVVDIQRQLGSDIMMPLDVCSPHTAAKKKVAEDLRLTLDWEKRAQDHFARTASAAGASGQPAEQTLFAIVQGGLHEDLRRAAAEYLRGLNFAGYAIGGVSVGEPEADLYRIAAYTAGLLPPDKPRYLMGVGLPQNLLQCVPFGIDMFDAVLPTRLARHNTFFAPDGLESILNARYAADLAPLVETCACYACRNFSRAYIRHLAQAREILAIVLLTIHNIRYLVNLTRDLRRKILNDEI